Proteins co-encoded in one Epinephelus moara isolate mb chromosome 11, YSFRI_EMoa_1.0, whole genome shotgun sequence genomic window:
- the gyg1b gene encoding glycogenin-1b codes for MADQAFVTLATNDSYARGAMVLGQSLRNHNTSRKLVALIGPQMSEPCQTVLRRIYDEVRLVDVLDSGDTAHLAMMKRPDLGVTFTKLHCWTLVQYTKCVFMDADTLVLSNIDELFDREELSAAPDPGWPDCFNSGVFVFRPSMETYGKLLQYCTEHGSFDGGDQGVLNGFFSDWATADISKHLPFIYNLSSIAIYTYLPAFKQYGGNAKVVHFLGKTKPWSYTFDPKSKQMAGSVHEATGHPTFLVDWWIVFSSAVVPMLQEQYGDRPFYSGCVEGSSSSSFAQELEPQVSSEERKQKWEQGQADYMGMDSFDNIKRKLDTFLK; via the exons ATGGCTG ACCAGGCTTTTGTGACGTTGGCTACCAATGACAGCTATGCTCGTGGAGCCATGGTTTTGGGCCAGTCCCTCCGCAACCACAATACATCCAGGAAGCTGGTGGCACTCATCGGTCCACAGATGTCGGAGCCTTGCCA GACCGTGCTGAGGAGAATCTACGACGAGGTGAGGCTGGTGGATGTGCTGGACAGCGGTGACACAGCGCACCTGGCCATGATGAAGAGGCCAGACCTGGGTGTCACCTTCACCAAACTCCACTGCTGGACTCTCGTACAATAcaccaaatgtgttttcatgGATGCAGACACACTG GTGCTTTCAAATATAGATGAGCTGTTTGACAGAGAAGAATTGTCAGCTGCTCCCGACCCCGGCTGGCCTGACTGCTTCAactctggtgtgtttgtttttcggCCTTCCATGGAGACTTACGGCAAACTGCTTCAGTATTGCACAGAACACGGCAGCTTTGATG GAGGAGACCAGGGTGTTTTGAATGGCTTCTTCAGTGATTGGGCAACAGCTGACATATCAAAACACCTCCCCTTCATCTACAACCTCAGCAGCATAGCCATCTACACTTACCTTCCAGCATTCAAGCA GTACGGTGGCAATGCCAAGGTGGTCCATTTCCTGGGGAAGACCAAGCCATGGAGTTACACATTTGACCCCAAATCCAAACAGATGGCAGGAAGTGTACATGAGGCCACAGGACATCCCACCTTCCTCGTGGACTGGTGGATCGTGTTCTCCAGTGCTGTGGTGCCCATGCTGCAGGAGCAGTATGGAGACCGGCCTTTCTACTCCGGATGTGTGGAG GGTTCAAGCAGCTCTTCATTTGCACAAGAACTTGAGCCACAGGTGTCCTCAGAGGAACGGAAGCAGAAATGGGAGCAGGGGCAGGCAGACTACATGGGAATGGACTCATTTGACAATATCAAGAGAAAGCTTGATACCTTTCTCAAGTAA
- the cpb1 gene encoding carboxypeptidase B, producing the protein MKVLLLFGLVAVAVADVTRFEGEKVFRLKPVLDEHVTLIKDLAKSIEVDFWSPESAELVTIDIDVDVRVPAMYLDMVYTLLQQNDMEHIVLIEDLQSAVDDQADNKPSPRAHSYTKYNSWDKVQSWINSIASSNPSLISKQVIGNTYEGRPMTVLKLGKKSSSTKPAIFMDCGIHAREWISPAFCQWFVKEALSTYGSDSQMTSLLDQMDVFVLPVFNIDGYDYTHKSNRMWRKTRSRKSGSSCIGADPNRNFNAGWCTTGASSNPCSDTFCGYKPESEIEVKNVADFIRRNKSIIKAYLTIHSYSQLLLFPYSYTFELAADHSELLKVAEGASAALRSLYGTRYTSGPGAATIYPAAGGSDDWAYDLGVKYSYTFELRDTGRYGFLLPESQIKPTCEETMLAVKYIAAYVQKNLY; encoded by the exons ATGAAGGTCCTCCTGCTTTTTGGATTGGTGGCTGTTGCCGTGGCTGACGTCACTCGCTTTGAGGG AGAGAAAGTCTTCCGTCTGAAGCCTGTGCTTGATGAACATGTGACCCTCATTAAGGACCTGGCTAAGAGCATCGAG GTTGACTTCTGGAGCCCCGAGAGCGCTGAGCTGGTGACCATCGACATTGATGTGGACGTCCGTGTGCCTGCCATGTACCTGGATATGGTGTACACCCTCCTGCAGCAGAATGACATGGAGCACAT AGTCCTTATTGAGGATCTGCAGTCTGCTGTCGATGACCAGGCTGACAACAAGCCCTCTCCCAGAGCCCACAGCTACACCAAGTACAACAGCTGGGACAAA GTCCAGTCCTGGATCAACTCCATTGCCTCCTCTAATCCTAGTCTGATCAGCAAGCAGGTGATTGGAAACACCTACGAGGGACGCCCCATGACTGTCCTCAAG CTCGGTAAGAAGTCCAGCTCCACCAAGCCCGCTATCTTCATGGACTGTGGTATCCATGCCAGGGAGTGGATCTCTCCTGCCTTCTGCCAGTGGTTTGTCAAGGAG GCTCTGTCCACCTACGGCAGTGATTCTCAGATGACCAGCCTGCTCGACCAGATGGATGTCTTTGTTCTGCCCGTCTTCAACATTGATGGCTACGACTACACCCACAAGAGC AACAGGATGTGGAGGAAGACTCGCTCCAGGAAATCTGGATCCAGCTGCATTGGTGCCGATCCCAACAGGAACTTCAACGCTGGCTGGTGCA CCACCGGAGCCTCCAGCAACCCCTGCAGTGACACCTTCTGTGGGTACAAACCTGAGTCTGAGATCGAGGTCAAGAACGTCGCCGACTTCATCCGTAGGAACAAGTCTATCATCAAGGCTTACCTCACCATCCACTCCTACTCCCAGCTGCTGCTCTTCCCCTACTCCTACACCTTTGAGCTGGCTGCCGACCACAGTGAGCTG CTGAAGGTTGCTGAGGGAGCCTCTGCTGCCCTGCGTAGTCTGTATGGCACTCGCTACACCAGTGGACCCGGTGCTGCAACCATCT ACCCCGCTGCTGGAGGCTCTGATGACTGGGCCTACGACCTTGGAGTGAAGTATTCCTACACCTTTGAGTTGCGTGACACTGGTCGTTATGGCTTCCTGCTGCCCGAGTCTCAGATCAAGCCCACATGCGAGGAGACCATGCTGGCCGTCAAGTACATCGCCGCCTACGTGCAGAAAAACCTCTATTAA
- the agtr1b gene encoding type-1 angiotensin II receptor, with protein MTNITTEGISLDCGMSGTHEFIFTLVPIVYSCIFVIGIVGNSMVVAVIYCYMKLKTVANIFVLNLAVSDLTFLITLPMWATSTAIGYHWPFGGFLCKACAGLVTFNLYTSIFFLTALSMDRYLAIVHPMRSRRFRTVVYARITCVVIWLFAFVLTVPTAMTRDLHKITNYTTVCGILHPNIEDALRLKELLLAISLMKSLLGFLVPFIIIITCYCLIGRALLGKRHIQKSSRSRDDEVLRMLAAALLAFFLCWMPHQVFHLMQILTQLKLVENCTILDIIDTAMPFTICIAYFNSCVNPLVYGFVGHNFRKNLVRLLRCSPSGATGPHPSISSKMSALSFRASEALSLTAKSKASPDVK; from the coding sequence ATGACGAATATAACGACAGAAGGGATATCTCTGGATTGCGGCATGTCTGGAACGCATGAATTCATCTTCACCCTGGTACCCATCGTCTACAGCTGTATCTTTGTCATCGGCATTGTCGGAAACAGTATGGTGGTGGCCGTCATCTACTGCTACATGAAGCTCAAGACGGTGGCCAACATATTTGTGCTCAATCTTGCTGTTTCTGACCTCACCTTCCTCATCACTCTGCCCATGTGGGCCACATCTACAGCCATAGGCTATCACTGGCCCTTTGGAGGATTCCTGTGCAAGGCCTGTGCAGGGCTGGTGACGTTTAACCTCTACACCAGCATCTTCTTCCTCACAGCGCTCAGCATGGACCGCTATCTCGCCATAGTCCACCCAATGCGATCACGCAGGTTCCGCACCGTGGTGTACGCACGAATTACCTGTGTGGTGATCTGGCTTTTTGCTTTTGTGCTTACTGTGCCCACAGCAATGACCAGGGATCTCCACAAAATCACAAACTACACTACAGTGTGTGGCATTCTGCACCCAAATATCGAAGATGCCTTAAGATTGAAAGAGCTCCTGCTGGCCATCAGCCTGATGAAAAGCCTGCTGGGCTTCCTGGTgcccttcatcatcatcatcacctgtTACTGCCTCATCGGACGGGCGCTGCTGGGGAAGAGGCACATCCAGAAAAGCTCCCGTTCCCGTGATGACGAGGTTCTGCGCATGCTTGCAGCAGCTCTCCTGGCCTTCTTCCTGTGCTGGATGCCCCATCAGGTGTTCCACCTAATGCAAATCCTCACCCAGCTGAAACTGGTGGAGAACTGTACCATCCTGGATATCATCGACACCGCCATGCCCTTCACCATCTGCATTGCCTACTTTAACAGCTGTGTCAACCCCCTCGTGTACGGCTTTGTTGGGCACAACTTTCGCAAAAACTTGGTGCGTCTGTTGCGCTGCTCGCCGAGTGGAGCCACAGGGCCTCACCCGAGCATCAGCTCCAAGATGAGCGCCCTGTCTTTTCGTGCCTCTGAGGCACTGAGCCTCACGGCCAAAAGTAAGGCCTCCCCTGACGTTAAGTGa